In the genome of Bradyrhizobium sp. CIAT3101, one region contains:
- a CDS encoding DUF2059 domain-containing protein gives MSRRLLAITGILLLFACGASAETPSPEAMAAARKLVVTLKIADQYRALLPQLLLKLRPVVAQDRPEIERDYDAMTAPGAEIYAPFFAAMVDQIAAVYAATFTLDELRQIEAFHAQPVGQKLLAQSDALAQATTQIAQDVSQKAADQLKQRLIEALRQKGHKL, from the coding sequence ATGTCCAGACGTTTGCTAGCGATCACCGGCATTCTCCTGCTCTTCGCCTGCGGTGCGTCCGCCGAGACGCCGTCGCCGGAGGCGATGGCTGCGGCGCGCAAGCTCGTCGTCACGCTCAAGATCGCCGATCAGTATCGCGCGCTGCTGCCGCAGCTGCTGCTCAAGCTGCGGCCGGTGGTGGCGCAGGACAGGCCCGAGATCGAGCGCGACTATGACGCGATGACCGCGCCCGGCGCCGAGATCTATGCGCCGTTCTTCGCCGCGATGGTCGACCAGATCGCCGCCGTCTATGCCGCGACCTTCACCCTGGATGAGCTGCGCCAGATCGAGGCGTTCCACGCCCAGCCGGTCGGACAGAAGCTGCTGGCGCAATCCGATGCGCTGGCGCAGGCGACCACGCAGATCGCCCAGGATGTCAGCCAGAAGGCCGCCGACCAATTGAAGCAGCGCCTGATCGAGGCGCTGCGGCAGAAGGGGCACAAGCTGTAG
- a CDS encoding OpgC domain-containing protein → MIIRDQSALLAPIERDLRLDLFRGIGLWMIFLDHIPHDVVAWLTLRNYGFSDAAEFFVFISGYLVGWIYGPIVAGGWFLAALKRLWRRATEMYVAHIMLFLLFTAQIARTARRFDNPMYEHEFNVFNFLAHPDELIGQAILLKYKPVNLDVLPLYITLVFASPFIMWCLVRRPNLTLAASVVLYVLSRWFDWNIASYPPGTTWYFNPFCWQLMFVFAAWCGIGQIEKFSTLVWSRTAMALAAAWLVFALLIVMTWHVPALEAMIPKWMIKAIYPIDKTDLDMLRFTHFLALAIWVTHFVSRKWKALHTVWLRPVILCGQHSLPIFCLGVFLSFSAHWILTQYTKGTWEQLAVSLTGIVIMIAAAWVLDRAERVPNLFVKVTDVDEPETAVESAPAANASR, encoded by the coding sequence ATGATCATACGGGACCAGTCAGCACTGTTGGCGCCGATCGAGCGCGACTTGCGGCTCGACCTCTTCCGCGGCATCGGGCTGTGGATGATCTTCCTCGATCACATCCCGCACGACGTCGTGGCCTGGCTGACGCTGCGCAATTACGGCTTCAGCGATGCCGCCGAGTTCTTCGTCTTCATCTCCGGCTATCTGGTCGGCTGGATCTACGGGCCGATCGTCGCCGGCGGCTGGTTCCTCGCCGCGCTGAAGCGGCTGTGGCGGCGGGCGACGGAAATGTATGTCGCCCACATCATGCTGTTCCTGCTGTTCACGGCGCAGATCGCCCGCACCGCCCGCCGCTTCGACAACCCGATGTACGAGCACGAGTTCAACGTGTTCAATTTCCTGGCGCATCCGGACGAGTTGATCGGGCAGGCGATCCTGCTGAAATACAAGCCGGTCAATCTCGACGTGCTGCCGCTCTACATCACGCTGGTGTTCGCCTCGCCTTTCATCATGTGGTGCCTGGTGCGCCGGCCGAACCTGACGCTCGCGGCGTCCGTCGTGCTCTACGTGCTGTCGCGCTGGTTCGACTGGAACATCGCCTCCTATCCGCCCGGCACGACCTGGTATTTCAATCCGTTCTGCTGGCAGCTGATGTTCGTGTTCGCCGCCTGGTGCGGCATCGGCCAGATCGAGAAGTTCTCGACCCTGGTCTGGTCGAGGACGGCGATGGCGCTGGCCGCCGCCTGGCTCGTCTTCGCGCTCCTGATCGTGATGACCTGGCACGTCCCCGCGCTCGAGGCCATGATCCCGAAATGGATGATCAAGGCGATCTACCCGATCGACAAGACCGACCTCGACATGCTGCGCTTCACGCATTTCCTGGCGCTGGCGATCTGGGTGACACATTTCGTCTCGCGCAAATGGAAGGCGCTGCACACGGTGTGGCTGCGGCCGGTCATCCTCTGCGGCCAGCATTCGCTGCCGATCTTCTGCCTCGGCGTCTTCCTGTCGTTCTCCGCCCACTGGATCCTCACCCAATACACCAAGGGCACGTGGGAGCAGCTCGCCGTCTCGCTCACCGGTATCGTCATCATGATCGCCGCCGCCTGGGTGCTCGATCGCGCCGAGCGGGTGCCGAACCTGTTTGTGAAGGTGACCGACGTCGACGAACCCGAGACCGCCGTCGAGAGCGCGCCAGCCGCCAATGCGAGCCGCTGA
- a CDS encoding sugar ABC transporter ATP-binding protein translates to MSDIALSLRKATKLYAGVPAIDGVDFDLRRGEIHALVGENGAGKSTLTKVMAGVVTLTSGTMTVDGADVAPKTPLEARNLGIAMVFQENSLVPTMTVAQNLFLGQEKFYNRLRGIYIAAQQFLQSLNFDVTPTATVSGLGAAKKQMVEIARAVLHRAKVIIFDEPTASLTPEEKKYFFDLVRDLKKRGVSIVFISHALEEALLLADRITVLRDGKHVVTDDVAKFDRAAIVQAMVGRDLSNTLYGARKSTVRPAGARVLTVQNLKMAPMVKNNSLSVFAGQITGVFGLVGAGRTETFKIVAGVLKRDFFHGGEILLHDQPVRYRVPAPAVKAGIAYVTEDRKVEGFFETSSIARNIYLGLLSKFPKGRMMLSRRETDTVGKTWIERLKVRAIGDDGKVVELSGGNQQKVVIAKSLVQEPDLIIFDEPTRGVDVGAIVEIHELINRLADEGKAVVVISSYLPEIMALSDRILVSRQGKVVEEFSALEATEEKIMYAAIH, encoded by the coding sequence ATGAGCGACATCGCACTCTCGCTGCGCAAGGCCACAAAACTCTACGCCGGCGTGCCCGCCATCGACGGGGTCGACTTCGACCTCCGCCGCGGCGAGATCCACGCGCTGGTCGGCGAGAACGGCGCCGGCAAGTCGACCCTCACCAAGGTGATGGCCGGCGTGGTGACATTGACCTCGGGGACGATGACGGTCGACGGCGCCGATGTCGCGCCGAAGACGCCATTGGAGGCACGCAATCTCGGCATCGCCATGGTGTTCCAGGAGAACAGCCTGGTGCCGACGATGACGGTCGCGCAGAATTTGTTTCTCGGGCAGGAGAAGTTCTACAACCGCCTGCGCGGCATCTACATCGCCGCGCAGCAATTCCTGCAATCGCTCAATTTCGACGTCACGCCGACCGCCACCGTCAGCGGCCTTGGCGCAGCCAAGAAGCAGATGGTCGAGATCGCACGCGCGGTCCTGCACCGCGCCAAGGTCATCATCTTCGACGAGCCGACGGCATCACTGACGCCGGAGGAGAAGAAATATTTCTTCGACCTCGTCCGCGATCTCAAGAAGCGCGGTGTCTCGATCGTCTTCATCTCGCATGCACTCGAAGAGGCGCTGTTGCTGGCCGACCGCATCACGGTGCTGCGCGACGGCAAGCATGTCGTGACCGACGATGTCGCCAAGTTCGACCGCGCCGCGATCGTGCAGGCCATGGTCGGGCGCGATCTCTCCAACACGCTCTATGGCGCGCGGAAGAGCACCGTGAGGCCAGCGGGCGCGCGCGTGCTCACGGTGCAAAATCTGAAGATGGCACCGATGGTGAAGAACAATTCGCTGTCGGTGTTCGCGGGCCAGATCACCGGCGTGTTCGGCCTCGTCGGTGCGGGCCGCACCGAGACGTTCAAGATCGTTGCGGGCGTGCTCAAGCGCGATTTCTTCCATGGCGGCGAGATTCTGCTGCACGACCAGCCGGTGCGCTACCGGGTACCGGCGCCGGCGGTCAAGGCCGGCATCGCCTATGTCACGGAGGATCGCAAGGTCGAGGGCTTCTTCGAGACGTCCTCCATCGCGCGCAACATCTATCTCGGCCTGCTGTCGAAGTTTCCGAAGGGCCGCATGATGCTGTCGCGGCGGGAAACCGACACGGTCGGCAAGACCTGGATCGAGCGGCTCAAGGTTCGTGCCATCGGCGACGACGGCAAGGTGGTCGAGCTGTCCGGCGGCAATCAGCAGAAGGTCGTGATCGCGAAATCGCTGGTGCAGGAGCCCGATTTGATCATCTTCGACGAACCGACCCGCGGCGTCGACGTCGGCGCCATCGTCGAGATCCACGAGCTGATCAACCGGCTCGCCGACGAGGGCAAGGCGGTTGTCGTGATCTCATCCTATCTGCCCGAGATCATGGCGCTGTCCGACCGCATCCTGGTCTCACGCCAGGGCAAGGTCGTGGAGGAGTTCTCCGCGCTGGAGGCGACGGAGGAGAAGATCATGTACGCGGCGATCCACTGA
- a CDS encoding adenylate/guanylate cyclase domain-containing protein translates to MHCFACQSAINPDDSWCSKCGAAVRQRVDPDSERRFVTILRADVVDSTGLVAELDPEAAVSRLEPALAAMRGAVRQFGGIVSKELGDGLAAVFGAPIADDNHAPLACHAAIELVRRVASLGDPALQVRVGLHSGHVVAYMVASEFSKVYEIGGAAQHLAARLEQEAEANQIYVSEACQSLADGHVRFESLGGKSLRGFSQPVPVYRIVGASDLSSWRVRRARSVSRFVDRTTERALLDRAAGQARASRQTVLLLGDAGIGKSRLAHEFAQKLRPEGWRLIDAECSPNLQSAPFSTLKRILLSAMDAAAREPGNPGDPLKDLSAIQQSALDAVLDVPIANPQWDELEPHARGRVISDASCAVIQALASRQPTILLLEDLHWIDRASDVVVAAIASLAVPDLLVLLTSRPNGMPVWIARCHAEIVAMRPLDDDSGLEMLSDMLGSSETNADLKNRIISHTASVPLFIEEVCRGLKDSGTLRGEWGDLALVRPIDELGIPTSIQGVIAARLDRVSKQERSILQIAAALGARSSEAILRKIAVLPEDALRGCLVSLDRAELLVRIDSELEDSLEFRHEMVRQVTYDSMVEKVREDIHARVLAAFESDETWRDDPDALCYHAMRAKDWAKAFNYGRSAAQKCLVRSAFAEAVDYFRTAMNSLDKTPLTRPRETNAIDLRMEARMAFIWSGRVAEWIDLGKEADQRASQIDDVGRRVAAMTVMAGGQNFYGTPAEAVILGEEVVGLAEGSGNPGWRNLAQYNLGQAYFLAGRYREAERTFAQVRAHLMGPEASAPFGTPPKYTLLLCCMMKSFTHTVMGELDAAEQLQREAAAIADETSRPYDRVAAAYSGGWLKLGRGDPAAAASILEAGFVLAQKHGIRLFVPVLGCHLGIAYLEQGLFDRARGMLAEAREEARSVGYTSAVLRSSIYLALATNRLGDAQAAQNMLREARNTARQQGFSGLEAEALFGEAVVTPPSNEENRTIILSALRAAIAIASESGAKPLLQKAEAMLNGMRAAGDLPT, encoded by the coding sequence ATGCATTGCTTCGCGTGTCAGTCGGCGATCAATCCGGACGATAGCTGGTGCTCCAAATGCGGGGCCGCAGTGCGTCAACGGGTCGATCCCGACAGCGAACGGCGATTTGTGACGATTCTTCGTGCCGACGTCGTCGATTCCACCGGCCTCGTCGCCGAACTCGATCCGGAGGCGGCCGTCTCGCGTCTCGAGCCGGCGCTGGCCGCCATGCGCGGCGCGGTCCGACAATTCGGCGGCATCGTCAGCAAGGAGCTCGGCGACGGGCTTGCCGCGGTGTTCGGCGCCCCGATCGCGGACGACAACCACGCGCCGCTGGCGTGTCATGCCGCGATCGAGCTGGTCCGGCGCGTCGCCAGCCTCGGCGATCCCGCCCTTCAGGTCCGGGTCGGCCTCCACTCGGGCCACGTCGTTGCCTACATGGTCGCCAGCGAATTCTCCAAGGTCTACGAGATCGGCGGCGCCGCCCAGCATCTGGCCGCGCGGCTGGAGCAGGAGGCCGAGGCGAACCAGATCTACGTTTCGGAAGCCTGTCAAAGTCTTGCCGACGGGCATGTCCGGTTCGAATCTCTGGGCGGCAAATCCCTGCGCGGCTTCAGCCAGCCCGTGCCGGTCTACCGGATTGTCGGCGCCAGCGATCTGTCGAGCTGGCGGGTCCGGCGCGCCCGCAGCGTCTCCCGATTCGTCGATCGGACCACCGAGCGAGCCCTGCTGGATCGCGCGGCCGGGCAGGCCAGGGCCAGCCGGCAGACCGTCCTGCTGCTCGGCGATGCCGGTATCGGCAAATCGCGGCTGGCGCACGAGTTCGCCCAGAAGCTCAGGCCCGAGGGCTGGCGGCTGATCGACGCCGAGTGCAGCCCGAATCTGCAGAGCGCTCCCTTCAGCACGCTCAAGCGGATCCTGCTGTCGGCCATGGACGCAGCCGCAAGGGAGCCCGGCAATCCCGGCGATCCCCTGAAGGACCTGTCCGCGATCCAACAGAGCGCCCTCGACGCGGTGCTCGATGTGCCGATCGCGAACCCGCAATGGGACGAGCTCGAGCCTCATGCCCGCGGACGCGTGATCTCCGACGCGAGCTGCGCCGTGATCCAGGCCCTCGCCAGCCGCCAGCCGACCATCCTGCTGTTGGAGGATCTGCACTGGATCGACCGGGCCAGCGACGTCGTCGTGGCCGCCATCGCTTCGCTCGCAGTGCCCGATCTCCTCGTGCTGCTCACCTCCCGTCCGAACGGCATGCCGGTGTGGATCGCACGCTGCCACGCTGAAATCGTCGCGATGCGGCCGCTCGACGACGATTCGGGGCTGGAGATGCTGTCCGACATGCTCGGATCGTCCGAGACCAACGCCGATCTGAAGAACCGGATCATCTCCCACACCGCCAGCGTTCCGCTGTTCATCGAGGAGGTCTGCCGCGGGCTGAAGGACAGCGGCACCCTGCGCGGCGAGTGGGGCGACCTCGCCTTGGTGCGTCCGATCGACGAGCTCGGTATTCCCACCAGCATTCAGGGCGTGATCGCGGCGCGGCTCGACCGTGTGTCGAAGCAGGAACGGTCCATCTTGCAGATCGCGGCCGCGCTGGGGGCGCGGTCGAGCGAGGCCATACTGCGCAAGATTGCGGTCCTGCCCGAAGATGCCCTGCGCGGCTGCCTCGTCTCGCTTGATCGTGCCGAGCTGCTGGTCCGGATCGACAGCGAATTGGAGGATTCGCTGGAGTTCCGCCATGAGATGGTTCGCCAGGTCACCTACGATTCGATGGTCGAGAAGGTGCGCGAGGACATCCACGCGCGTGTGCTCGCGGCTTTCGAGAGCGACGAGACATGGCGGGATGATCCCGACGCGCTCTGTTACCACGCCATGCGCGCCAAGGACTGGGCGAAGGCATTCAATTACGGGAGAAGTGCCGCACAGAAATGCCTCGTGCGCTCGGCCTTTGCCGAGGCGGTCGACTACTTTCGGACCGCGATGAATTCGCTCGACAAGACGCCGTTGACGCGCCCGCGGGAGACCAACGCCATCGATCTCCGGATGGAGGCGCGCATGGCATTCATCTGGTCCGGTCGTGTCGCCGAGTGGATTGATCTCGGAAAGGAGGCCGACCAACGGGCCAGCCAGATCGATGATGTCGGCAGAAGGGTCGCTGCCATGACGGTCATGGCGGGTGGGCAGAACTTCTATGGGACGCCGGCCGAGGCCGTCATTCTTGGCGAGGAAGTCGTTGGTCTTGCCGAGGGGTCGGGCAATCCGGGGTGGCGCAACCTTGCGCAATACAATCTCGGACAGGCGTATTTTCTTGCGGGGCGCTATCGCGAGGCTGAGCGGACGTTTGCACAGGTCCGTGCGCATCTCATGGGGCCGGAAGCGAGTGCGCCGTTCGGCACGCCGCCGAAATATACACTCCTCCTTTGCTGCATGATGAAAAGCTTCACCCACACCGTCATGGGTGAGCTGGACGCCGCCGAGCAGCTCCAGCGAGAAGCCGCTGCGATTGCGGACGAGACCAGCCGTCCCTACGACCGCGTCGCGGCGGCTTACAGCGGCGGCTGGCTGAAACTTGGCCGGGGCGATCCGGCGGCTGCCGCTTCCATCCTCGAAGCCGGCTTCGTACTGGCGCAAAAACACGGCATCCGGCTGTTCGTGCCGGTGCTCGGCTGCCATCTCGGCATCGCTTATCTCGAGCAGGGTCTGTTCGACCGGGCGCGCGGCATGCTGGCCGAGGCGCGCGAAGAGGCGCGCAGCGTCGGCTACACCTCGGCGGTGCTGCGCTCGTCGATCTACCTGGCGTTGGCGACCAACCGGCTCGGCGATGCCCAGGCGGCGCAGAACATGCTGCGCGAAGCGCGCAATACCGCGCGCCAGCAGGGTTTCTCCGGCCTCGAGGCCGAGGCCCTGTTCGGCGAGGCCGTGGTGACGCCGCCGTCGAACGAGGAGAACCGGACCATCATCCTTTCCGCGCTGCGGGCCGCAATCGCGATCGCCTCCGAGAGCGGCGCGAAGCCGCTGCTGCAGAAGGCCGAGGCGATGTTGAACGGCATGCGCGCCGCGGGCGATCTGCCGACCTGA